From one Macaca nemestrina isolate mMacNem1 chromosome 5, mMacNem.hap1, whole genome shotgun sequence genomic stretch:
- the LOC105491657 gene encoding zinc finger protein 184 isoform X1 encodes MEDLSSPDSTLHQGGHNLLSSASFQESVTFKDVIVDFTQEEWKQLDPGQRDLFRDVTLENYTHLVSIGLQDSKPDVISQLEQGTEPWIMEPSIPVGTCADWETRLENSVSAPEPDISEEELSPEVIVEKHKRDDSWSSNLLESWECEGSLERQQANQQTLPKEIKVTEKTIPSWEKGLVNNEFGKSVNVSSNLVIQEPSPEETSTKRSIKQNSNPVKKEKSCKCNECGKAFSYCSALIRHQRTHTGEKPYKCNECEKAFSRSENLINHQRIHTGDKPYKCDQCGKGFIEGPSLTQHQRIHTGEKPYKCDECGKAFSQRTHLVQHQRIHTGEKPYTCNECGKAFSQRGHFMEHQKIHTGEKPFKCDECDKTFTRSTHLTQHQKIHTGEKTYKCNECGKAFNGPSTFIRHHMIHTGEKPYECNECGKAFSQHSNLTQHQKTHTGEKPYDCAECGKSFSYWSSLAQHLKIHTGEKPYKCNECGKAFSYCSSLTQHRRIHTREKPFECSECGKAFSYLSNLNQHQKTHTQEKAYECKECGKAFIRSSSLAKHERIHTGEKPYQCHECGKTFSYGSSLIQHRKIHTGERPYKCNECGRAFNQNIHLTQHKRIHTGAKPYECAECGKAFRHCSSLAQHQKTHTEEKPYQCNKCEKTFSQSSHLTQHQRIHTGEKPYKCNECDKAFSRSTHLTEHQNTHTGEKPYNCNECRKTFSQSTYLIQHQRIHSGEKPFGCNDCGKSFRYRSALNKHQRLHPGI; translated from the exons ATGGAAG ATCTGTCCTCTCCAGACTCCACCCTTCACCAAGGGGGACATAATCTACTCTCATCAGCCAGTTTTCAG GAATCAGTGACTTTTAAGGATGTGATAGTGGACTTTACCCAGGAAGAATGGAAACAGCTGGACCCTGGCCAGAGAGATTTGTTCAGAGATGTGACATTGGAAAATTATACACACCTGGTCTCTATAG GACTCCAAGATTCTAAACCTGATGTGATTTCCCAGTTAGAGCAAGGGACAGAGCCATGGATCATGGAGCCAAGCATTCCAGTAGGTACCTGTGCAG actgGGAGACAAGACTTGAAAATAGTGTGTCAGCCCCAGAGCCTGACATTTCTGAAGAAGAGCTATCTCCAGAGGTAATAGTGGAAAAACACAAAAGAGATGATTCTTGGAGTTCCAACTTGCTAGAAAGTTGGGAATGTGAAGGCAGTTTAGAGAGGCAGCAAGCAAACCAACAGacactgccaaaggaaataaaggtAACTGAAAAGACAATACCCAGTTGGGAAAAAGGCCTTGTAAATAATGAATTTGGGAAAAGTGTCAATGTGAGTTCAAACCTTGTAATACAAGAACCATCTCCAGAAGAGACCTCTACGAAAAGAAGCATCAAACAGAATTCAAACCcagttaaaaaagagaaatcttgtaagtgcaatgaatgtgggaaagcttttagTTATTGTTCAGCTCTTATTCGCCATCAGAGAAcacatactggagaaaaaccctacaaatgtaatgaatgtgaaAAAGCTTTCAGCCGGAGTGAAAACCTTATAAACCatcaaagaattcatactggagataAACCATATAAATGTGATCAGTGTGGAAAAGGCTTCATTGAGGGTCCATCTCTTACTCAACatcaaagaattcatactggagaaaaaccatataaatgtgatgaatgtgggaaagcctttagtCAGAGGACCCATCTTGTTcagcatcagagaattcatactggcGAGAAGCCATATACTTGTAATGAGTGTGGAAAAGCCTTTAGCCAGAGAGGCCATTTTATGGAACATCAGAAAATTCATACAGGAGAAAAACCTTTTAAATGTGATGAATGTGATAAAACCTTCACCAGGAGCACACACCTTACTCAACATCAAAAAATTCATACCGGAGAAAAAACctataaatgtaatgaatgtggaaagGCCTTCAATGGGCCCTCAACTTTTATCCGTCATCATATGATTCATACTGGTGAAAAACCGTACGAatgcaatgaatgtgggaaagccttcagccAGCACTCAAACCTCACTCAGCATCAAAAAACACATACTGGGGAGAAACCCTATGATTGTGCAGAATGTGGAAAATCTTTTAGTTACTGGTCATCCCTTGCTCAACACctgaaaattcatactggagaaaaaccttaCAAATGCAATGAATGTGGAAAGGCCTTCAGTTACTGCTCATCCCTTACTCAACATCGGAGAATTCACACGAGAGAAAAGCCCTTTgaatgcagtgaatgtggaaagGCTTTCAGTTATCTCTCAAACCTTAATCAGCATCAGAAAACTCATACTCAAGAGAAAGCTtatgaatgtaaagaatgtgggaaagcttttatTCGGAGTTCATCTCTTGCTAAGCatgaaagaattcatactggagagaaaccctatcaATGTCATGAATGTGGGAAAACCTTCAGTTATGGTTCATCCCTTATTCAGCATAGGAAAATCCATACTGGAGAAcgaccttacaagtgtaatgagtgtgggAGAGCATTCAACCAGAACATACACCTTACacaacataagagaattcatacaggAGCCAAGCCTTATGAGTGTGCTGAGTGTGGTAAAGCCTTTCGACATTGTTCATCTCTTGCTCAACATCAAAAAACTCACACAGAAGAAAAACCCTACCAGTGTAATAAATGTGAAAAGACCTTTAGCCAGAGCTCCCATCTAACTCAGCATCAACGAATtcacactggggagaagccctATAAGTGCAATGAATGTGACAAAGCCTTTAGCCGGAGTACTCATCTGACTGAACATCAGAatactcatactggagagaaaccttataaCTGTAATGAATGCAGAAAGACTTTTAGCCAGAGCACATATCTCATTCAGCACCAGAGAATTCATTCAGGAGAGAAGCCTTTTGGATGTAATGATTGTGGAAAATCCTTCAGATATCGCTCTGCTCTCAACAAACATCAGAGACTGCATCCTGGCATATGA
- the LOC105491657 gene encoding zinc finger protein 184 isoform X2: protein MDHGAKHSSRYLCREHWNFLFLLDWETRLENSVSAPEPDISEEELSPEVIVEKHKRDDSWSSNLLESWECEGSLERQQANQQTLPKEIKVTEKTIPSWEKGLVNNEFGKSVNVSSNLVIQEPSPEETSTKRSIKQNSNPVKKEKSCKCNECGKAFSYCSALIRHQRTHTGEKPYKCNECEKAFSRSENLINHQRIHTGDKPYKCDQCGKGFIEGPSLTQHQRIHTGEKPYKCDECGKAFSQRTHLVQHQRIHTGEKPYTCNECGKAFSQRGHFMEHQKIHTGEKPFKCDECDKTFTRSTHLTQHQKIHTGEKTYKCNECGKAFNGPSTFIRHHMIHTGEKPYECNECGKAFSQHSNLTQHQKTHTGEKPYDCAECGKSFSYWSSLAQHLKIHTGEKPYKCNECGKAFSYCSSLTQHRRIHTREKPFECSECGKAFSYLSNLNQHQKTHTQEKAYECKECGKAFIRSSSLAKHERIHTGEKPYQCHECGKTFSYGSSLIQHRKIHTGERPYKCNECGRAFNQNIHLTQHKRIHTGAKPYECAECGKAFRHCSSLAQHQKTHTEEKPYQCNKCEKTFSQSSHLTQHQRIHTGEKPYKCNECDKAFSRSTHLTEHQNTHTGEKPYNCNECRKTFSQSTYLIQHQRIHSGEKPFGCNDCGKSFRYRSALNKHQRLHPGI, encoded by the exons ATGGATCATGGAGCCAAGCATTCCAGTAGGTACCTGTGCAG agaacactggaattttctttttcttttagactgGGAGACAAGACTTGAAAATAGTGTGTCAGCCCCAGAGCCTGACATTTCTGAAGAAGAGCTATCTCCAGAGGTAATAGTGGAAAAACACAAAAGAGATGATTCTTGGAGTTCCAACTTGCTAGAAAGTTGGGAATGTGAAGGCAGTTTAGAGAGGCAGCAAGCAAACCAACAGacactgccaaaggaaataaaggtAACTGAAAAGACAATACCCAGTTGGGAAAAAGGCCTTGTAAATAATGAATTTGGGAAAAGTGTCAATGTGAGTTCAAACCTTGTAATACAAGAACCATCTCCAGAAGAGACCTCTACGAAAAGAAGCATCAAACAGAATTCAAACCcagttaaaaaagagaaatcttgtaagtgcaatgaatgtgggaaagcttttagTTATTGTTCAGCTCTTATTCGCCATCAGAGAAcacatactggagaaaaaccctacaaatgtaatgaatgtgaaAAAGCTTTCAGCCGGAGTGAAAACCTTATAAACCatcaaagaattcatactggagataAACCATATAAATGTGATCAGTGTGGAAAAGGCTTCATTGAGGGTCCATCTCTTACTCAACatcaaagaattcatactggagaaaaaccatataaatgtgatgaatgtgggaaagcctttagtCAGAGGACCCATCTTGTTcagcatcagagaattcatactggcGAGAAGCCATATACTTGTAATGAGTGTGGAAAAGCCTTTAGCCAGAGAGGCCATTTTATGGAACATCAGAAAATTCATACAGGAGAAAAACCTTTTAAATGTGATGAATGTGATAAAACCTTCACCAGGAGCACACACCTTACTCAACATCAAAAAATTCATACCGGAGAAAAAACctataaatgtaatgaatgtggaaagGCCTTCAATGGGCCCTCAACTTTTATCCGTCATCATATGATTCATACTGGTGAAAAACCGTACGAatgcaatgaatgtgggaaagccttcagccAGCACTCAAACCTCACTCAGCATCAAAAAACACATACTGGGGAGAAACCCTATGATTGTGCAGAATGTGGAAAATCTTTTAGTTACTGGTCATCCCTTGCTCAACACctgaaaattcatactggagaaaaaccttaCAAATGCAATGAATGTGGAAAGGCCTTCAGTTACTGCTCATCCCTTACTCAACATCGGAGAATTCACACGAGAGAAAAGCCCTTTgaatgcagtgaatgtggaaagGCTTTCAGTTATCTCTCAAACCTTAATCAGCATCAGAAAACTCATACTCAAGAGAAAGCTtatgaatgtaaagaatgtgggaaagcttttatTCGGAGTTCATCTCTTGCTAAGCatgaaagaattcatactggagagaaaccctatcaATGTCATGAATGTGGGAAAACCTTCAGTTATGGTTCATCCCTTATTCAGCATAGGAAAATCCATACTGGAGAAcgaccttacaagtgtaatgagtgtgggAGAGCATTCAACCAGAACATACACCTTACacaacataagagaattcatacaggAGCCAAGCCTTATGAGTGTGCTGAGTGTGGTAAAGCCTTTCGACATTGTTCATCTCTTGCTCAACATCAAAAAACTCACACAGAAGAAAAACCCTACCAGTGTAATAAATGTGAAAAGACCTTTAGCCAGAGCTCCCATCTAACTCAGCATCAACGAATtcacactggggagaagccctATAAGTGCAATGAATGTGACAAAGCCTTTAGCCGGAGTACTCATCTGACTGAACATCAGAatactcatactggagagaaaccttataaCTGTAATGAATGCAGAAAGACTTTTAGCCAGAGCACATATCTCATTCAGCACCAGAGAATTCATTCAGGAGAGAAGCCTTTTGGATGTAATGATTGTGGAAAATCCTTCAGATATCGCTCTGCTCTCAACAAACATCAGAGACTGCATCCTGGCATATGA
- the LOC105491657 gene encoding zinc finger protein 184 isoform X3 has protein sequence MEPSIPVGTCADWETRLENSVSAPEPDISEEELSPEVIVEKHKRDDSWSSNLLESWECEGSLERQQANQQTLPKEIKVTEKTIPSWEKGLVNNEFGKSVNVSSNLVIQEPSPEETSTKRSIKQNSNPVKKEKSCKCNECGKAFSYCSALIRHQRTHTGEKPYKCNECEKAFSRSENLINHQRIHTGDKPYKCDQCGKGFIEGPSLTQHQRIHTGEKPYKCDECGKAFSQRTHLVQHQRIHTGEKPYTCNECGKAFSQRGHFMEHQKIHTGEKPFKCDECDKTFTRSTHLTQHQKIHTGEKTYKCNECGKAFNGPSTFIRHHMIHTGEKPYECNECGKAFSQHSNLTQHQKTHTGEKPYDCAECGKSFSYWSSLAQHLKIHTGEKPYKCNECGKAFSYCSSLTQHRRIHTREKPFECSECGKAFSYLSNLNQHQKTHTQEKAYECKECGKAFIRSSSLAKHERIHTGEKPYQCHECGKTFSYGSSLIQHRKIHTGERPYKCNECGRAFNQNIHLTQHKRIHTGAKPYECAECGKAFRHCSSLAQHQKTHTEEKPYQCNKCEKTFSQSSHLTQHQRIHTGEKPYKCNECDKAFSRSTHLTEHQNTHTGEKPYNCNECRKTFSQSTYLIQHQRIHSGEKPFGCNDCGKSFRYRSALNKHQRLHPGI, from the exons ATGGAGCCAAGCATTCCAGTAGGTACCTGTGCAG actgGGAGACAAGACTTGAAAATAGTGTGTCAGCCCCAGAGCCTGACATTTCTGAAGAAGAGCTATCTCCAGAGGTAATAGTGGAAAAACACAAAAGAGATGATTCTTGGAGTTCCAACTTGCTAGAAAGTTGGGAATGTGAAGGCAGTTTAGAGAGGCAGCAAGCAAACCAACAGacactgccaaaggaaataaaggtAACTGAAAAGACAATACCCAGTTGGGAAAAAGGCCTTGTAAATAATGAATTTGGGAAAAGTGTCAATGTGAGTTCAAACCTTGTAATACAAGAACCATCTCCAGAAGAGACCTCTACGAAAAGAAGCATCAAACAGAATTCAAACCcagttaaaaaagagaaatcttgtaagtgcaatgaatgtgggaaagcttttagTTATTGTTCAGCTCTTATTCGCCATCAGAGAAcacatactggagaaaaaccctacaaatgtaatgaatgtgaaAAAGCTTTCAGCCGGAGTGAAAACCTTATAAACCatcaaagaattcatactggagataAACCATATAAATGTGATCAGTGTGGAAAAGGCTTCATTGAGGGTCCATCTCTTACTCAACatcaaagaattcatactggagaaaaaccatataaatgtgatgaatgtgggaaagcctttagtCAGAGGACCCATCTTGTTcagcatcagagaattcatactggcGAGAAGCCATATACTTGTAATGAGTGTGGAAAAGCCTTTAGCCAGAGAGGCCATTTTATGGAACATCAGAAAATTCATACAGGAGAAAAACCTTTTAAATGTGATGAATGTGATAAAACCTTCACCAGGAGCACACACCTTACTCAACATCAAAAAATTCATACCGGAGAAAAAACctataaatgtaatgaatgtggaaagGCCTTCAATGGGCCCTCAACTTTTATCCGTCATCATATGATTCATACTGGTGAAAAACCGTACGAatgcaatgaatgtgggaaagccttcagccAGCACTCAAACCTCACTCAGCATCAAAAAACACATACTGGGGAGAAACCCTATGATTGTGCAGAATGTGGAAAATCTTTTAGTTACTGGTCATCCCTTGCTCAACACctgaaaattcatactggagaaaaaccttaCAAATGCAATGAATGTGGAAAGGCCTTCAGTTACTGCTCATCCCTTACTCAACATCGGAGAATTCACACGAGAGAAAAGCCCTTTgaatgcagtgaatgtggaaagGCTTTCAGTTATCTCTCAAACCTTAATCAGCATCAGAAAACTCATACTCAAGAGAAAGCTtatgaatgtaaagaatgtgggaaagcttttatTCGGAGTTCATCTCTTGCTAAGCatgaaagaattcatactggagagaaaccctatcaATGTCATGAATGTGGGAAAACCTTCAGTTATGGTTCATCCCTTATTCAGCATAGGAAAATCCATACTGGAGAAcgaccttacaagtgtaatgagtgtgggAGAGCATTCAACCAGAACATACACCTTACacaacataagagaattcatacaggAGCCAAGCCTTATGAGTGTGCTGAGTGTGGTAAAGCCTTTCGACATTGTTCATCTCTTGCTCAACATCAAAAAACTCACACAGAAGAAAAACCCTACCAGTGTAATAAATGTGAAAAGACCTTTAGCCAGAGCTCCCATCTAACTCAGCATCAACGAATtcacactggggagaagccctATAAGTGCAATGAATGTGACAAAGCCTTTAGCCGGAGTACTCATCTGACTGAACATCAGAatactcatactggagagaaaccttataaCTGTAATGAATGCAGAAAGACTTTTAGCCAGAGCACATATCTCATTCAGCACCAGAGAATTCATTCAGGAGAGAAGCCTTTTGGATGTAATGATTGTGGAAAATCCTTCAGATATCGCTCTGCTCTCAACAAACATCAGAGACTGCATCCTGGCATATGA